A DNA window from Helianthus annuus cultivar XRQ/B chromosome 15, HanXRQr2.0-SUNRISE, whole genome shotgun sequence contains the following coding sequences:
- the LOC110910763 gene encoding aminomethyltransferase, mitochondrial, which translates to MRGGLWQLGQSITRRLGQADKKTIARRCYASDADLKKTALYDFHVANGGKMVPFAGWSMPIQYKDSIMESTINCRENGSLFDVAHMCGLSLKGKDCVPFLEKLVVADVAGLAPGTGSLTVFTNEKGGAIDDSVITKVTDDHIYLVVNAGCRDKDLAHIEEHMKAFKAKGGDVSWHIYDERSLLALQGPLAAPTLQHLTKEDLSKMYFGEFRIIDINGSKCFLTRTGYTGEDGFEISVPSENAVDLAKAILEKSEGKVRLTGLGARDSLRLEAGLCLYGNDMEQHITPVEAGLTWAIGKRRRAEGGFLGAEVILKQIADGPAIRRVGLFSTGPPARSHSEIQNENGENIGEVTSGGFSPCLKKNIGMGYVKSGLHKAGTKVKIVIRGKTYEGSVTKMPFVPTKYYKP; encoded by the exons ATGAGGGGAGGACTATGGCAACTCGGTCAATCAATCACTCGCCGTCTCGGTCAAGCCGATAAAAAAACCATAGCCCGAAGGTGCTACGCCTCGGACGCTGACCTCAAGAAAACCGCTCTGTACGACTTCCACGTTGCCAATGGCGGAAAGATGGTACCGTTTGCCGGTTGGAGCATGCCAATCCAGTACAAAGATTCAATCATGGAATCCACCATAAACTGCAGGGAAAACGGTAGTCTTTTCGATGTCGCACATATGTGTGGGCTAAGTCTTAAGGGAAAAGATTGCGTCCCGTTTCTCGAAAAGCTCGTGGTTGCTGATGTGGCAGGACTTGCTCCTGGTACCGGCTCGCTCACTGTTTTCACAAACGAGAAAGGTGGAGCGATTGATGATTCTGTTATCACTAAAGTGACCGATGATCACATTTATTTGGTTGTTAATGCGGGGTGTCGAGATAAGGATTTGGCTCATATTGAAGAGCATATGAAGGCTTTTAAAGCCAAAGGTGGTGATGTAAGCTGGCACATTTATGATGAGAGATCTCTTTTGGCTCTTCAG GGTCCTCTTGCAGCCCCGACTCTTCAGCACTTGACTAAAGAGGATTTGAGTAAAATGTACTTTGGGGAGTTCCGTATTATCGATATCAACGGTTCCAAATGTTTTCTAACCAGAACCGG GTATACCGGTGAAGATGGATTCGAAATCTCGGTTCCCTCAGAAAATGCGGTCGATCTCGCAAAAGCGATTCTAGAAAAATCTGAAGGGAAAGTACGGTTAACCGGTCTTGGTGCACGTGACAGTCTTCGTCTTGAAGCCGGGCTGTGTCTTTACGGCAACGACATGGAGCAACACATAACCCCTGTGGAGGCTGGGCTCACATGGGCCATTGGCAAGAGACGACGGGCCGAGGGTGGTTTTCTTGGAGCTGAGGTGATCCTCAAGCAAATTGCTGACGGCCCAGCTATAAGACGAGTTGGGCTTTTCTCAACAGGCCCACCGGCCCGTAGTCACAGTGAGATTCAGAACGAGAACGGGGAGAACATCGGTGAGGTTACTAGCGGAGGGTTTAGTCCGTGCTTGAAGAAGAACATTGGCATGGGGTATGTTAAGTCGGGATTGCACAAAGCGGGTACGAAAGTGAAGATTGTGATCCGAGGGAAAACGTATGAAGGGTCggttaccaaaatgccctttgtACCAACGAAATATTACAAGCCATAA